Proteins from a single region of Dictyostelium discoideum AX4 chromosome 5 chromosome, whole genome shotgun sequence:
- a CDS encoding endonuclease/exonuclease/phosphatase domain-containing protein, which yields MEETDKNNITTTENSIKNEELPSSSTPPPPPPLPPQSTIVTKSKVKEEPLKIILPENFKFGEAEKSFSIIPGKPITYVPFIFTFKNQNSKLKYSKAIISSKWMIDGENIEKLLHYSNNSSAPTISFTPKKEHSGKELIFEIKISPLIFEQHENKSNNIFSKLFNKSSSSSSTSSNNSNNNDNEIPIIIEYKHKILFEKSRELLKINEPLNNNNNNINNQYRIIQYNILADCYVSDSWYTHSASYSLRWNSYRSYLLIEQILQYKADIVGTQEVDRLYWQLFKEMNVRGGYDYYPSYANDSNESPQTTMGGFNNSYREGCFIFFKKDRFNLLQGLEIDYTKLNRPDQKLLKKELVEILIQDPIYKSCITHFLEHSSHHVHHALVLLQDKQTKQKMIVVSKHMYWGSQGYNYHIQCVQIHLFTMILSNFIQVNKLENNIPIVVCGDFNSSPDDSCYNFMTKGLMMNDDHHLTLAGKYPPAFNSSQFDNHPEIKSIKHDFNFLSSYSLRPDGEPKFTIVSRAFTGNIDQIFVSKDRFKVNNVLEIGEKQDYKMLPSLTLASDHILLMTDLELLPSS from the exons ATGGAAGAAACagataaaaacaatattacAACTACagaaaattcaataaaaaatgaagagttaccatcatcatcaacaccaccacccCCACCACCCCTACCACCCCAATCAACAATTgtaacaaaatcaaaagttAAAGAAGAACCacttaaaattatattaccagaaaattttaaatttggagaAGCAGAAAAAAGTTTTAGTATTATCCCAGGAAAACCAATTACATATGtaccatttatttttacatttaaaaatcaaaattcaaaattaaaatatagtAAAGCAATTATATCTTCAAAATGGATGATAGATggtgaaaatattgaaaagttGTTacattattcaaataattcatcagCGCCAACTATTTCATTTACACCAAAAAAAGAACATTCAGgtaaagaattaatatttgaaattaaaatatcaccattaatttttgaacaacatgaaaataaatcaaataatatattttcaaaattatttaataaatcatcatcatcatcatcaacatcatctaataatagtaataataatgataatgaaataccaataataattgaatataaacataaaattttatttgaaaagagtagagaattattaaaaataaatgaaccattaaataataataataataatattaataatcaatataGAATTATacaatataatatattagcAGATTGTTATGTTTCAGATAGTTGGTATACTCACTCAGCAAGTTATTCATTACGTTGGAATTCTTATAGAAGTTACTTGTTAATTGAACAGATATTACAATATAAAGCAGATATAGTTGGTACACAAGAAGTTGATAGATTATATTggcaattatttaaagagatGAATGTACGTGGCGGTTATGACTATTACCCATCCTATGCTAATGATTCCAATGAATCACCACAAACTACAATGGgtggttttaataatagttatcGTGAAGGTTGTTtcatatttttcaaaaaggATAGATTCAACTTATTACAAGGTTTGGAAATTGATtatacaaaattaaatagacCCGATCAAAAACTATTGAAAAAGGAATtggttgaaattttaattcaagatccaatttataaatcatGTATAACTCATTTCCTTGAACATTCATCACATCATGTTCATCATGCATTGGTGTTACTACAGGATAAACAAACTAAACAAAAGATGATAGTCGTTTCAAAACATATGTATTGGGGCTCTCAAGGTTATAATTATCATATTCAATGTGttcaaattcatttgttCACAAtgattttatcaaatttcattcaagtaaataaattagaaaataatattccaATCGTGGTTTGTGGTGATTTTAATAGTTCCCCTGATGATAGTTGTTATAATTTTATGACCAAGGGTTTAATGATGAATGATGATCATCATTTAACATTGGCTGGTAAATATCCACCGGCTTTTAATTCTTCTCAATTTGATAATCATCcagaaattaaatcaattaaacatgattttaattttttaagttCTTATAGTTTAAGACCAGATGGTGAACcaaaatttacaattgtttcaa GAGCATTTACAGGCAATATTGATCAAATATTTGTCTCAAAAGATAGATTTAAAGTTAACAATGTTTTAGAAATTGGTGAAAAACAAGATTATAAGATGCTACCATCCCTAACATTGGCGTCCGACCACATTTTATTAATGACTGATTTAGAATTACTACCATCAtcttaa